From Hartmannibacter diazotrophicus, a single genomic window includes:
- the tsaB gene encoding tRNA (adenosine(37)-N6)-threonylcarbamoyltransferase complex dimerization subunit type 1 TsaB, translating into MRLLAIDTSLELCSAALVFGSGRGAVRSEDLTRGHAERLFSMIDELLAEEGETLACVDRIVVSIGPGSFTGIRVGLAAARGFGLALGKPVVGISTLAALARSYEEPPGGPVVAAIDARKGEVYLAVYAEDGAELAAPIAVSIESAVDHVPQNARLIVGSGAPLLGHAATCAGRRLPPLLPLAGPDILSLARLGADAPVQESPPVPLYVRPPDAKPQKRAALVSAGPISVGDR; encoded by the coding sequence ATGCGTCTGCTTGCGATCGATACATCTCTGGAACTCTGCTCCGCCGCGCTGGTCTTCGGCTCCGGTCGCGGAGCAGTACGGTCGGAAGACCTGACCCGCGGCCATGCGGAACGCCTCTTTTCGATGATCGACGAACTCCTTGCCGAGGAAGGCGAAACGCTCGCCTGTGTCGACCGCATCGTCGTCTCCATCGGCCCAGGCAGCTTCACCGGCATTCGGGTCGGTCTCGCCGCCGCGCGCGGCTTCGGCCTTGCTCTTGGCAAACCCGTTGTCGGCATCTCGACGCTTGCGGCGCTCGCCCGATCCTATGAGGAACCGCCCGGCGGGCCGGTGGTCGCCGCCATCGATGCGCGCAAAGGCGAGGTCTATCTGGCCGTCTACGCCGAGGACGGCGCCGAACTTGCCGCCCCGATCGCCGTATCGATCGAATCCGCCGTCGATCATGTCCCGCAGAATGCGCGGCTCATCGTCGGTTCCGGCGCGCCATTGCTCGGCCATGCCGCCACATGCGCCGGTCGCCGCCTGCCGCCTCTCCTGCCGCTCGCGGGACCCGATATCCTGTCGCTTGCGCGTCTCGGTGCTGACGCACCCGTTCAGGAAAGCCCGCCGGTACCGCTTTACGTTCGTCCGCCGGATGCCAAGCCGCAGAAGCGCGCGGCTCTCGTAAGCGCTGGCCCGATCAGTGTGGGGGATCGGTAA
- a CDS encoding class I SAM-dependent methyltransferase, whose protein sequence is MARRPPNRDRDKSQEPRAARPGSGKHGPQPDKRPQPDKRRREDADATGRPRGLMKPSAAPVPRRPAPKPRGPRISRETLGLLLQTDGWDQYRLLDMGEGEKLERYGDLVVVRPEPQAMGARRRPAKEWDAAGAVFTGDVEEEGPGRWRQAPGIGESWPMAIDGIDFICRLTAFRHVGIFPEQKVQWDWMAGRIRAADRPLKVLNLFGYTGLASLIAAKAGAEVTHVDASKKAIGWARENQSLAGLDSAPIRWLCDDAVKFCEREVRRGNSYDGILLDPPKFGRGPDGEVWSLFEDLPHMLDLCRQILSPKPSFVVLTAYSIRASFIAGHELMGDLFGDLAGNLESGELVLRETTADGTPGRALSTSMYTRWSAP, encoded by the coding sequence TTGGCCCGCCGCCCGCCGAACCGCGATCGTGACAAGAGCCAGGAGCCGCGCGCCGCCAGGCCGGGCAGCGGCAAGCATGGCCCCCAGCCGGACAAGCGCCCCCAGCCGGACAAGCGACGGCGGGAGGACGCCGACGCGACCGGCCGGCCGCGCGGACTGATGAAGCCATCGGCCGCGCCGGTTCCACGGCGCCCGGCGCCGAAGCCGCGCGGTCCGCGCATTTCACGTGAAACACTCGGCCTGCTGCTTCAGACCGACGGCTGGGACCAGTATCGGCTGCTCGACATGGGCGAGGGCGAAAAGCTGGAACGCTACGGCGATCTCGTGGTCGTGCGCCCCGAACCGCAGGCCATGGGTGCGCGGCGACGGCCGGCGAAGGAATGGGACGCGGCCGGCGCGGTCTTTACCGGCGATGTCGAGGAGGAGGGCCCCGGGCGCTGGCGGCAGGCTCCCGGTATCGGCGAGAGCTGGCCGATGGCCATCGACGGCATCGACTTCATCTGCCGCCTCACCGCCTTCCGCCATGTCGGCATCTTTCCCGAGCAGAAGGTCCAATGGGACTGGATGGCCGGGCGCATTCGCGCCGCCGACCGGCCGCTCAAGGTGCTCAATCTCTTCGGCTATACCGGTCTCGCCTCGCTGATCGCCGCCAAGGCGGGCGCCGAGGTGACCCATGTCGATGCCTCGAAGAAGGCCATCGGCTGGGCGCGCGAGAACCAGTCGCTCGCCGGGCTCGATTCGGCTCCGATCCGATGGCTCTGCGACGACGCTGTGAAATTCTGCGAGCGCGAGGTCAGGCGCGGCAACAGCTACGACGGCATCCTGCTCGACCCGCCTAAGTTCGGCCGCGGGCCGGACGGCGAGGTCTGGTCGCTGTTCGAGGACCTGCCGCACATGCTCGACCTCTGCCGGCAGATCCTGTCGCCGAAGCCGTCCTTCGTCGTCCTCACGGCCTATTCGATCCGGGCCTCCTTCATCGCCGGGCACGAACTGATGGGCGATCTCTTCGGCGATCTTGCCGGCAACCTTGAATCCGGCGAACTGGTGCTGCGCGAGACCACGGCCGACGGAACGCCGGGCCGGGCCCTTTCCACCTCGATGTACACCCGCTGGAGCGCCCCATGA
- a CDS encoding TrmH family RNA methyltransferase, whose amino-acid sequence MSEHRDDRQTAGGYKQITSLANPLVKDLRALAMKKTRDERQLFVGEGLKLVTDALEEDWPIDMICFAAAARGQDRVMQAAAKVKARGGFVAEMTEAVLAKITRRDNPQMVVGVFKQKLTPLAKVALKENDVWVALEGIKDPGNLGTVVRTVDSVGAKGVILVGETCDPYSPEGVRATMGSLFHVPLVKCSVDEFLAFAAASPARLIGTHLKATHDYRTLASSEPTILLMGNEQAGLPDRLAEACDIRAKIPMAGRADSLNLAIATGIMLYELRRNVLTV is encoded by the coding sequence ATGAGCGAGCACCGCGACGACCGACAGACGGCCGGCGGCTACAAGCAGATCACCAGCCTTGCCAATCCGCTGGTCAAGGACCTGCGCGCGCTCGCCATGAAGAAGACCCGCGACGAGCGCCAGCTCTTCGTCGGCGAAGGCCTGAAACTCGTCACCGACGCGCTGGAGGAGGACTGGCCGATCGACATGATCTGCTTTGCCGCCGCAGCGCGCGGACAGGACCGGGTGATGCAGGCGGCCGCCAAGGTCAAGGCGCGGGGTGGATTCGTTGCCGAAATGACCGAGGCCGTGCTTGCCAAGATCACCCGCCGGGACAACCCGCAGATGGTCGTCGGCGTCTTCAAGCAGAAGCTGACGCCGCTTGCGAAGGTCGCCCTCAAGGAAAACGACGTGTGGGTCGCTCTCGAGGGGATCAAGGATCCGGGCAACCTCGGCACGGTCGTTCGTACGGTGGATTCGGTTGGCGCCAAGGGCGTCATTCTTGTCGGCGAGACCTGCGATCCCTATTCGCCCGAAGGCGTGCGCGCGACCATGGGCTCGCTCTTCCATGTGCCGCTGGTCAAGTGCTCGGTCGACGAGTTCCTTGCCTTTGCCGCGGCGTCCCCCGCCCGGCTGATCGGCACGCATCTCAAGGCCACGCACGATTATCGCACGCTCGCCTCCAGCGAGCCGACGATCCTGCTGATGGGCAACGAGCAGGCGGGTCTGCCGGACCGGCTTGCCGAGGCCTGCGATATCAGGGCCAAGATCCCGATGGCCGGGCGGGCCGACAGCCTCAACCTCGCCATCGCCACGGGCATCATGCTCTATGAACTAAGGCGCAATGTGCTGACGGTATAA
- the rimI gene encoding ribosomal protein S18-alanine N-acetyltransferase codes for MFYPWYDPFPVILDKADLSEADDLAEIHASGFHRGWSPAEIEALLVQDNMIALVGRRGSWFGSRRPVGFLLVRATGDEAEVLTLAVLPAHRRRGIGRLLMEEAMRRLYADRVASLFLEVDEGNEAAVTLYRRLGFKQVGQRGNYYAVKDGPPATALVMRADIV; via the coding sequence ATGTTTTATCCCTGGTACGATCCCTTTCCGGTGATCCTCGACAAGGCGGATCTCTCCGAGGCCGACGATCTCGCCGAGATTCACGCAAGCGGCTTTCATCGCGGCTGGAGCCCAGCCGAGATCGAGGCATTGCTGGTTCAGGACAACATGATCGCGCTCGTCGGGCGGCGCGGGTCATGGTTCGGATCCCGTCGTCCTGTAGGTTTTCTGCTCGTGCGGGCGACAGGGGACGAGGCCGAGGTGCTGACGCTCGCTGTGCTGCCGGCGCATCGGCGCCGCGGTATCGGCCGCCTGCTCATGGAGGAAGCGATGCGGCGGCTCTATGCCGACCGGGTGGCCTCGCTCTTCCTGGAAGTCGACGAGGGCAATGAGGCCGCCGTCACGCTCTACAGACGCCTCGGCTTCAAGCAGGTCGGCCAGCGCGGCAACTATTACGCCGTCAAGGATGGCCCCCCGGCCACGGCGCTTGTCATGCGGGCGGACATCGTCTAA
- the miaB gene encoding tRNA (N6-isopentenyl adenosine(37)-C2)-methylthiotransferase MiaB, giving the protein MTAQKSVYIKTYGCQMNVYDSDRMTDTLGTLGYIQTQEIESADLVILNTCHIREKAAEKVYSELGRIRLLKDERAREGREMLVGVAGCVAQAEGEEIIRRAPSVDMVFGPQSYHRLPDLIDKVRNPSEGRAGVVETDFDVSDKFDELPAPTRKAIATRGVTAFLTVQEGCDKFCTFCVVPYTRGAEVSRPVAKIVEEAERLAAGGVREITLLGQNVNAYHGEGEDGNDVSLGQLLRRLAEIPGIERLRYTTSHPRDMDADLIAAHRDLPEVMPYLHLPVQSGSDRILDAMNRRHTREDYLKLVRRIRAARPDLALTSDFIVGFPGETDDDFEATLDLIREVGFAAAFSFKYSPRPGTPATTLKDQVDEAVKTERLARLQALLTGQQQAFSASMVGRTLDVLFEKPGRHAGQLIGRSPYLQSVVVEAGPERIGTLAPVVIEKVGPNSLSGRLAVPEMRHADVPEGAGPRAAVAGGASAGHPINASLAAEVGGSA; this is encoded by the coding sequence GTGACGGCGCAAAAATCTGTTTATATCAAGACCTACGGGTGCCAGATGAATGTCTACGACAGCGATCGTATGACGGACACCCTGGGAACGCTCGGCTACATTCAGACCCAAGAGATCGAATCGGCCGACCTTGTCATTCTCAACACCTGCCATATCCGCGAGAAGGCTGCCGAGAAGGTCTATTCGGAGCTTGGCCGCATTCGCTTGCTGAAGGATGAACGCGCCCGCGAGGGCCGCGAGATGCTGGTCGGCGTCGCCGGCTGCGTCGCGCAGGCCGAGGGCGAGGAGATCATTCGCCGCGCGCCATCCGTCGACATGGTCTTCGGCCCGCAGTCCTATCACCGTCTGCCGGACCTGATCGACAAGGTACGCAACCCGAGCGAGGGCCGCGCCGGCGTCGTCGAGACCGATTTCGACGTCTCGGACAAGTTCGACGAACTGCCCGCGCCGACCAGGAAGGCCATCGCCACGCGCGGCGTGACGGCGTTCCTCACCGTTCAGGAAGGCTGCGACAAGTTCTGCACCTTCTGCGTCGTGCCCTATACGCGCGGCGCCGAGGTGTCGCGCCCGGTCGCGAAGATCGTCGAGGAAGCCGAGCGCCTTGCTGCCGGCGGCGTGCGCGAGATCACGCTCCTCGGCCAGAACGTCAACGCCTATCATGGCGAAGGCGAGGACGGGAACGACGTCTCGCTCGGCCAGTTGCTGCGCCGCCTCGCCGAAATCCCGGGCATCGAGCGGCTGCGTTACACGACCAGCCACCCGCGCGACATGGACGCGGACCTGATCGCGGCCCATCGCGACCTGCCCGAGGTCATGCCCTATCTGCACCTGCCCGTGCAGTCGGGCTCGGATCGCATCCTTGATGCGATGAACCGGCGTCACACCCGCGAGGACTATCTCAAGCTCGTCCGGCGCATCCGCGCCGCCCGCCCCGATCTGGCGCTCACCAGTGATTTCATCGTCGGCTTTCCCGGCGAGACGGACGACGACTTCGAGGCGACCCTCGATCTCATCCGCGAGGTTGGTTTCGCCGCCGCCTTCTCCTTCAAATATTCGCCGCGGCCTGGAACGCCGGCGACGACGCTGAAGGATCAGGTCGACGAAGCGGTGAAGACGGAACGGCTGGCCCGCCTGCAGGCGCTGCTCACCGGGCAGCAGCAGGCCTTCTCGGCCAGCATGGTCGGCAGGACGCTCGACGTCCTCTTCGAAAAGCCCGGGCGTCATGCCGGGCAGCTAATCGGTCGCTCGCCCTATCTCCAGTCGGTCGTGGTCGAGGCCGGTCCGGAACGGATCGGAACGCTCGCCCCCGTCGTGATCGAGAAGGTCGGGCCGAACAGTCTTTCCGGGCGTCTTGCGGTGCCAGAGATGAGGCATGCGGACGTTCCGGAAGGGGCAGGCCCCCGTGCAGCCGTTGCTGGCGGGGCGTCGGCCGGTCATCCGATCAACGCGTCCCTTGCGGCCGAAGTGGGAGGGTCTGCTTGA
- a CDS encoding lysophospholipid acyltransferase family protein — MRADRSVHPVPEETKTSGGHWLRQTGAIVKLSGLFVFTLPLIPVQMVAIRRNWPLARTLPVFWHRIASRLLGLRITVKGMPAEARPLLIAANHVSWLDIVVFSAVMPVSFVAKSEVGTWPVFGTLARLQRSVFVERQKRGRTADQARDIADRLTLGDAIILFPEGTSSDGGTVLPFRSALVGAAKAAIDAGDGEEALIQPVAIAYTRFHGMPAGRNGRLMLSWIGDVDLVPHLLLVMREAAVDVSVLFGEPIAFGRGSDRKTVTQMAETAVRRMLADELSGRDFVNDTALLKDPPILKAEEKG, encoded by the coding sequence ATGCGGGCAGACCGCTCGGTTCATCCGGTTCCGGAAGAGACGAAGACGTCCGGCGGGCATTGGCTGCGGCAGACCGGCGCCATCGTCAAGCTGTCCGGATTGTTCGTCTTCACGTTGCCGCTCATTCCCGTGCAGATGGTCGCCATCCGGCGGAACTGGCCGCTGGCGCGGACCCTTCCGGTCTTCTGGCATCGGATCGCCTCGCGTCTGCTCGGCCTCAGGATCACGGTCAAGGGCATGCCGGCTGAAGCCCGCCCTCTGCTGATCGCCGCCAATCACGTCTCCTGGCTCGACATCGTCGTCTTCAGCGCGGTCATGCCGGTGAGCTTCGTCGCCAAGTCCGAGGTCGGCACCTGGCCGGTCTTCGGCACGCTGGCGCGGCTGCAGCGCTCGGTCTTCGTGGAACGCCAGAAACGGGGCAGGACGGCCGATCAGGCACGCGATATCGCCGACCGCCTGACACTGGGCGATGCGATCATTCTCTTCCCCGAGGGCACCTCCAGCGATGGCGGCACGGTGCTGCCTTTCCGCTCCGCGCTCGTCGGTGCCGCCAAGGCGGCGATTGACGCAGGCGACGGCGAGGAAGCCCTGATCCAGCCGGTTGCCATCGCCTACACCCGCTTTCACGGCATGCCGGCCGGACGCAATGGCCGGCTGATGCTGAGCTGGATCGGCGACGTCGATCTCGTCCCGCATCTGTTGCTGGTGATGCGCGAGGCGGCGGTCGACGTCTCGGTGCTTTTCGGCGAACCGATCGCCTTCGGGCGGGGCAGCGATCGCAAAACCGTCACGCAGATGGCGGAAACTGCCGTTCGCCGCATGCTGGCGGACGAATTGTCCGGCCGTGACTTCGTCAACGATACCGCGCTTTTGAAGGACCCGCCTATTCTCAAGGCGGAGGAAAAGGGATAG